A genome region from Populus alba chromosome 3, ASM523922v2, whole genome shotgun sequence includes the following:
- the LOC118046080 gene encoding uncharacterized protein, producing MQIFSKELKDTDVRVRFSFPTHCLEHLDFAGNNYVDLNVKDCYGELRVIRCLKRNGVYEKPVLSMGWLQFVADYGLRVGDKVVLHREDDQNLGSQFRIEAKRRSGFKLFGEEVWVEVTRAN from the coding sequence CGTGTGCGGTTCTCGTTCCCAACTCATTGCTTAGAGCATTTAGATTTTGCTGGAAATAATTACGTTGATTTGAATGTTAAAGATTGCTATGGTGAGCTTCGAGTTATTCGTTGCCTGAAGAGAAATGGAGTTTATGAAAAGCCAGTGCTTTCTATGGGCTGGCTTCAATTTGTTGCTGATTATGGACTGAGAGTTGGTGACAAGGTTGTTCTTCATCGTGAGGATGACCAGAACCTGGGGTCACAGTTCAGGATTGAAGCTAAGAGGAGGAGTGGTTTCAAGCTGTTTGGTGAGGAGGTTTGGGTTGAAGTGACAAGAGCTAACTAG